Proteins from a genomic interval of Pecten maximus chromosome 13, xPecMax1.1, whole genome shotgun sequence:
- the LOC117340791 gene encoding uncharacterized protein LOC117340791, with the protein MPKFRNLLCFLSHVFLVYITSVSSDSGGPNDLVFNVTSCDVSGTIHATKDSHVASVFVECNHNEGDTLKAADISGGDDFTITGCPINKPVKILIFNETHEGTAGPVVKSHSLIKEAIVVCDGSKIAVDYNVSNSPFSPTAVTHIPLTNELRIKVTTIDNTPVTNVDIEHTYKLKITGPANMHILVESCDAASNSDFSEHNVSLYANR; encoded by the exons ATGCCAAAATTCAGGAACCTGTTATGTTTTCTATCGCACGTTTTCTTGGTTTATATCACCAGTGTCTCCTCCGACAGCGGCGGCCCCAACGATTTAGTATTTAATGTAACAT CATGTGATGTATCGGGAACAATCCATGCCACTAAGGATAGCCATGTCGCGTCTGTCTTCGTGGAGTGTAATCACAACGAAGGCGACACCCTCAAAGCCGCCGACATATCTGGCGGCGATGACTTCACAATCACTGGTTGTCCTATA AATAAGCCGGTGAAGATACTAATTTTTAATGAGACACATGAAGGGACAGCAGGACCTGTAGTAAAATCACATTCGCTGATAAAGGAGGCTATTGTTGTCTGTGACGGCTCAAAAATAGCGGTCGACTACAATGTCTcgaa TAGTCCTTTTTCTCCTACGGCTGTAACACATATTCCACTCACCAATGAATTGAGAATTAAAGTGACAACGATCGATAACACCCCGGTCACCAATGTTGATATAGAGCATACGTATAAGCTGAAAATCACTGGTCCAG CAAATATGCATATCCTCGTTGAATCGTGTGATGCCGCTTCAAATTCGGATTTCTCAGAGCATAACGTGAGTCTATACGCGAACAGGTAA